DNA from Misgurnus anguillicaudatus chromosome 13, ASM2758022v2, whole genome shotgun sequence:
AGATATATGGGATGCATAGAGGGATGGGAATGATGGCCGGtcggacagacagacacataggaTGGGATGGGATGGGATGGATGGGATAAAGGGATGGATGAATAGATAGACAGTTGCACCCAAAAAACTCAGGACATCTGATTTTGATGTACAACTCTTACTTTAATGTATTTCCCTATCCAGGACAACATGGTGAAGTCTAACATTGATAAGAAGTTCTCAGCTCACTATGATGCTGTGGAGCAAGAGCTAAAGTCAAGCACTGTCGGTAAGTGAACATTAGAAAtcattttcttgtttttaaagATCCGCTTGTTTAAGGTTCAGTCAATGTTTCTGTTCGCTTCTTGAAAATCCACTTCTAATTTATGGATGATGTTGCTCTTTGCAGGATTGGTGACTCTGAATGACATGAAAGCCAAGCAGGAAGCTCTGGTTAAAGAGCGTGAAAAGCAACTTGCTAAAAAGGAGCAGTCAAAGGAGCTTCAGCTGTAAGCCATTTCAGTCCCATGAAAGTTATAATTTTTTCCTGCTTGGATTGGTGtcttatgatttttttaaattcccTCTTTATGTGACTATTGTATTGCATCCTGCATCCCTTCTGGTCTATTTGTTTCCCCTCCATGCAAAATTGGAGTTTTGAAATTCcatgttaaacattttaaagcttCTTGTTTTATCTGTTTGTGTAGGAAACTGGAGAAGCAGAAGGAGAAGAAAAGAAAGGAAGAGCAGAAAAGAAAGATTGCCAGTTTATCCTTTAATCCAGAGGAAGGagaggaagaagaggaagaagatgatgatgaagaagaagaagaggacaTTGAAGAGGAGATATGCATGGGCACTGTCAATATCAGCTTATAATGAGACATAATctgtatttttgggtgaaagAAATGTTCAGCCATACTTATTTAGAATTAATGAGAGAATGTTGTCAGAATTCACATTTTCAGGTGAATAGTTCAAGTAAATGTAGGCAAAATTATTCTCTcagtgtaaaaattattttgaattaCAGTGCTAGTATACTTCTGATGTTGTGTTTATCAGACTTACCTGTTAAGAAGAAGAAACTTGGGAAGAACCCAGATGTTGACACCAGTTTCCTGCCAGACAGGGACAGAGAGGTAAAAATCTTCCTAAAGTCCGTAATCTGGTTGATATCCAAAAGCAAGTGAAGATAATGAAaatttaaagtccccctgtggtgAACTCTACTTCTATGATGCTCACATTTAAAGTGTGAATGCTCTGTAAATATcagcacttaaaaaaattagtgcTGCAAACAAGCAGTTCACATATGCATTGTGAATTTGTACTTTGGCGGCATTTATATGTCTGAAACCTCCAAATGcagcatctatttacatataaaatatatcatttaTGGTCCAAGGTGGCGTGAAAGTGGGAACTAATTTCAGGCTGAGCTTTGCGATTGAGTAGAATTcagcatattcatagatcctaTCTTAAAAAGCAAGGGTGTACAGTTgcatttaagatgttttaaaaaaaacttttacattAACTATTCTGATGCTTAAAGagttttaagtgataaaattatttactacagggggactttaattTAAACAGAGGAATCGATTCTCCAATCATTGCTAAAAAATGTGGCATgatgtgaaatccagactaaagtcaAAATTAGTCATAATCCAATTCTGAGATTAGGAAcatcaaaattttatttcagtcattgatttcactttaattttaatctttgacatgaccttactttcACAGTATGTTCTTTACACTATGTAGTGAtcttatgtagaaaacagtaaatcacaaaaacatgactttagatgggttttcacatgcagggtcacattttttttctgaagaCTGATCCCACTTCTTTTTAACATAGCttaaataagcatatttttgcagagaagtttaagcacacattgaGACTACAGCCAGAACTTGTTAACTGTCAACTAAACATGTCATATACTGATgagattaattgtctgttttctTTGGCCCGATTCCAAGTTATCTCCATGAATCATATATGAAACGGCTTAGATCCTTTAAATCCACAGTATTTTCCTCACAGTGATTTTGTATGTTTAAGCGATAAGTGTATGTCATGCGTTTTATTGAAGAGACATTTctgaactttaaaaaaaaagttgccagcgtTTAAGTCTGTcagtaattttaaaagattCACATCATTGACCATGTTTACATGCGCACCAATAATGTAATTAGCTCTTAAAATAAGAGTAATTAATTGTAGATGTTTTAACTCCAGCAAACCTCCACACTTCTTTTTATAAGCAATTCTCAATCTACAAATTCAATGTAAAAATACATATCTGGCTGCGTATGCTTTTTAAAATCTTTCTCAGAAATTAACCAAATGTTTTGGTccaaaaaaagctttttaaagccacaatatatgtaagatttttgttataaaatatacaaaaacccATTGCACAGTGTGATATATTTAAAGCAGTTGTGTACTTGCATTATCCCAAAAGTTCCCAAGGATTTCCAGAGAAATTTGTGCTTTACATAATGGCTCGTCCCTTGTCTCCCTTGTAATTGTTACCCTTTTAGTGAGTTAATATACGTGCTATCCTAAGGTGAAAATCGTACATATTGTGTGTCTAAGAATTTATCTTTCCCtatattttaactctttctctgCCATTatcgagttatctcgtcaattaaaagaaaacgcttccctgccagtttttccactattatccactaggtggcgctcttacccaacttataaaacattaacttttgtgaaaatcataataaTTGCTGCCGCTTGCTGGCAACTTTTTCCAAAACAGctggcggagaaagagttaaaccACTTCTCACCAACCTATAATAGTAATCATAGTTCTTGACCGATAGCTCCATGGCTATTAAATTTGCGCCTGATGCTGCGCGCACCGGTGGTAGATGTAATGTTTCGGCGCAGCATCAGGCACAAATGGGTTAAAAAAGGAACGTAGCATTTTGTcccatacatttttcataattgtgtgtttcaggaagaagaGAATCGTCTAAGAGAGGAACTCAGACAGGAATGGGAGAGAAAACAGGAAAAGATCAAAAGTAAGATGTTTTATGAGTAACTTGTTATGGAGAATGCCTTACATGTGATTAAACCTGTCCATGAGTTTAATCACATCTGGGACTTGCAAGTTCTCATGCAATcacattttgtttacttttagcCTTGCTGTGTACAAAcctgtttatgtttttttattaaggtGAAGAAATTGAAATCACTTTTAGCTACTGGGATGGTTCAGGGCATCGAAAAACAGTCAAGGTACGTGTTAGGTACTTCTGTGATTTAAGCACACATGACACACCCAAAGACGTTGTTTATACTTTATAGAGCATacaacagggttcccacgggtccttgaaatccttgaatttccccccagattcacaaacttaaaggccctgggaagtttttgaaaaaatacatgcatattagatacaggtcattgaaagtgcttgaatttattttatgcaagaagttttttggaaaaaaaattaattttattccctgtgtagtgtaggataatatcataaaaattctagactttttaagcacacgtgctaaactgttcgctttgcATGCTtaatcttctgtatgcgaatgttgattcattccaaaatgcttttttgcatagttgttcCCTGAGatgggaacgagatgctgcgtctcctttgtcatacttcctgcgtccctgtaacgcagtctttggcaatatttcagatagcgatatccttcctggctcctgcatcagcctgtctttgttgttaagcctcaccattggttgaatttgatatacacattcagacgcacttggaggcgtccccaaagtgtcactgcagtgactcagcgcgagttccctcaaaagggaactgtaacaatgtatcttaaaaggtaacacaatgtatccttgctctcacttgaaatgtgtccccacattttttccttgaatttgagggtattggacctggaaagtccttgaaatgtcattgaatttgaagttaactaaggtgtgggaaccctgatacaAATTGTTTATCAAAAACTCGTTCCAATGCATGTTCTGGATgcagtgttttgaaaaaaattactcAGCCCTGTGTTTATGGTTGTATTTGTGTGTAGATGAAAAAAGGCAACACGATTCAGCAGTTTCTCCAACGAGCTCTGGAAGTTTTGAGAAAAGACTTCAGTGAATTGAGGTAAACCCTTTAGTGGCACCAATAAGGGGGTAGCACACAGGACGTGCAGCTCAGcaccgcgccgttctaaaaaactcTAGCACATTGCTTTCTATAAGTATACGCACAGCTACGACTTAGGAGGTTGCTCAAATCCGTGTcacgccacagagcgccactcacatagtttaacattaaataacatcatatttgtcccaaatcattaacgattaacatttgctgctaacgtatattttggcATTTTgaaatagacgctatctgacgaagcttgcgctattaaatgtgcacttctggtttacaatacctccgagttgtcatAGACGCAACTCGACGTGGtcgacgctgagctgcgcggccggtgtgcgactcCCTTTAGAGTTAAAGCTTTCTTAATTCACAAATTTTTATTGTCTTTTATTGTGATAATAGTAATTTATTGATTTTGATGTATGTATATTTATCAAAGCTCTGTTTGTATCGTTCAGGTCAGCAGGAGTCGAACATTTAATGTACATTAAGGAAGATTTGATTATCCCACATGTAAGTAGATTTACAGAGTGAACAGATAATTTTTatggtgatttactgttttctacataaaagcaTCGTACATAATGTGAAGAAcacatgttaaaatataacacacacgaacacatatttatattttattaaggTCAGGTCAaaaatcgaaaaaaacttttatgctCCTAATGTCAGAATAAAATTGAGATTTTAGCCTGAAGTCATTTGGTGATTATGaatgttaactacagattggctgccaaacctccctttaCATAGCGGTGATCCATGATTGCCGTCTTCCctcatctttaggaaaccaaaacatttgttattttcgatgatatatttgttccagagttcagtttagccactagccatcAAACAAACAGAGAGCGGAAGATAAGTTACGTCCAGACGTTTAACCGCTACAACGCATATGCGTCTGATTAAACCGTCTATATGCTATAAGTTATGCAGAGTTTATACTAGTTCATATGTGACGCTGAACCACAAATCCCATGGTAAGGGTCAGTTTtctgaaattgagatttatgcATCATCCAAAGGCTAAGAAAATAATCTTATATAAGTTTATTagaataggacaatatttggccgagacacaatgatttgaaaatctggaacttgacagtgcaaaaaatctaaatattgagaaaacaGCACTTAAAGTCCAAGCAAAGTCTTTACCATGCATATTACTTTATTGCTCTCTACTGGCTTACCGCTGTAATTACATTGTTTACTGAATGAGGGAAATTGTAAGCTTTTACATAaaccaaacttgaatgtaaaatccCGAAGGAACAGGTTGCAAAGCGAATTTATAGGCCAATTTTGATCCTGATTTTGCTGCATCCACCAAAGAGATATTTgcggtaggaaatgtacaaaatctcTTAACGGagcatgatctttacataatacaCTAATGATTTATGGcattaaagaaaaaactataattttgacccatgcaaTGTATATTTAGCttgcttttttttacaaaaatacccATGCGACTTACGACTGATTTTGTGGTCACATGCGCTTTCAAAACAGCCAATTAAAAAGCCACTAATTACCTCTTGTTTCTCCAGCATCACAGCTTTTATGATTTCATTGTGACAAAGGCACGTGGCAAAAGTGGTAAGTTCAAGTTATACAAGCTGTTCAAGATTCTGCTGTGCTTCGTAAATATATTATGACTAATGGTGATTACATTTAGTGATTCTTAATCTCT
Protein-coding regions in this window:
- the fam50a gene encoding protein FAM50A, whose protein sequence is MAQYKGAASEAGRAMQLMKKREREREQLEQLKQKIAEDNMVKSNIDKKFSAHYDAVEQELKSSTVGLVTLNDMKAKQEALVKEREKQLAKKEQSKELQLKLEKQKEKKRKEEQKRKIASLSFNPEEGEEEEEEDDDEEEEEDIEEEIYLPVKKKKLGKNPDVDTSFLPDRDREEEENRLREELRQEWERKQEKIKSEEIEITFSYWDGSGHRKTVKMKKGNTIQQFLQRALEVLRKDFSELRSAGVEHLMYIKEDLIIPHHHSFYDFIVTKARGKSGPLFNFDVHDDIRLVNDATVEKDESHAGKVVLRSWYEKNKHIFPASRWEPYDPEKKWDKYTIR